The genomic segment TGGGCAGCAGCGTTGACTCCACCTCTCTTCCCCGTTTGCTCAAGTGTGCTCACCTCTGCGTGAGAGGCGTGCAGTGGCTCCCCGATATTCGGCTGCCGAGACGCGCCTGCTCTGTCGCTAAACCTCCTGGCCTGtccagccgctgctcccctgccgccctcccctcgactgcgcgcctcctcctccttcccctcccccaatTCGCTTCATCGTTTCtttgtatctgtgtgtgtcggccTTCTCGCTCCGCTTTTCCAGCTTGCCTGCAGCCCACCCGcccccatcccccccccctcctaGCCGCGCCCACATCGCCGTGAGCCCCTCCTTACAAAGACCTGGTATTAGTAAGCTTAGCAAGACCGTCTCGCCCACGTATACAAGCGAGTTGTGCCGTGCAGgcacgcatatatatatatacagaTACACCTCTGCAagtacgcgcacacacttTCGGTCACAAGAGTGCGGAAgaggacgacagcgacgccatCGCACTTTGCCTGCTCCAcacccaccccgcccctctccctcgcttaAGTTGTGTTCTTGCTGGCTCAGCATGTCCGATGGCACGCGCTACATGTATCCGGCCCGTAAGGCTCACGCGATGGACCTCGGCTCGTCCCTCAACCCCGAGGGAGATCAGAAGCAGACGTGGGGGAGCGTTGCCTCCATCGCGGACGTCATGTCGCCCACCGCGGAGATCAAGCCCAGCGCTCCGCAGGTGACGCACTTTGGCACCGGACTTGGCATGCAGAGCTCCACCGGCGACCTTGCCCTGCAAGAAGCCGATAGCGATGGCGACAAGACCGAGGTCGTGAACGAGTTTGACCTGGCCGCCTACTCAAAGGAGGATCTCACGCAAACGCTGCATAAGCGGATCATGAGCCGCATGTTCTCTGCCTTTGACGTCACGCAGGTGGGCTACCTGGACATCAACAAGCTCAAGGAGCTCTGCGTCTATGTTGGCCGCAACATGTCGCAGGAGGCTTCAGAGAAAATGTTCGATGAGCTCAAAGGCATCGACGGGCACATCACGTTCGACGTCTTTTGGAATTGGTGGACGACCTACCCGGACACCAAGATGACCAAGGacaccttctctctcgtgtcCGCCGACTTCTCCGTGCCTTatcaccagcagcagctcaaaATCAAAGAAGAAGGTGAGATTTTCACCCCGAGCTACCGCGTGAAGTACTACTTCAAGGATATGGAGACAGGCCTACGCCGTCGTGTGAGTCCGTGGCACGACGTGCCGCTTTACGTGCGCGACCCGGTGCGCACAAAGCCGGAGAACATCCGCGCCAACCGCTACAACTTCATCTGCGAGATCCCGAAGTGGACACGCGCCAAGTTCGAGATTGCCACCGGCGAGCCGTTTAACCCCATCAAGCAGGACATCAAGAACGGTGTGCCACGATTCTACAAGCACGGAGACATGATGTGGAACTATGGCGCCTTCCCGCAGACGTGGGAGAGCACGGAGGTGATCTTCGAGGACGGCGTCAGTGGCGACAACGACCCAATAGACGGCGTTGAAATCGGCATGCGCCAGATGCGCGTCGGCGAAATCCACCCTGTCCGCatcctcggcgtcctcggcaTGATCGACGACGGACAGATGGACTGGAAGGTGATCTGCATGTCCGTCAATGACCCAGTCGCGCGCTTCATCAGAGACATCGACGACATCCCAAAGTTCTTGCCTGGCTGCCTCGATGCACTGCGCGAGTGGTTCCGGGTGTACAAGATTTGCCAAGGCGGGGTCGAGAACAAGTTTGCCTTCAACGGTGAATACAAGGACAAGACATACGCTATGAAGGTTGTGGACGAGTCGCACTACATGTGGGAGAATCTGCGCAAGATTaagaagaaggaagaggtgTGAAGCAAAAACCGCCCACTCGTGATGtgctccccacccccgcgccctcccccgtgggtgcgtgtatgtgtcgACTGCGTTCGTGCAGGGCGCATCTGACGTCATAACTTtgtttctctgtgtgtgggagTAGCTTGGTGCATCTGTGGTGGCTTTGGTGGATCTGAGAGGACAGCACGATGCCTTGCTTGTGCTGTCGGTGCAACGGCGTGGGCcgcttccctcccccgcgcCTCTTCGCTCATGTCTttcaccgccgccccgcctctctctctctcgttacGAGGGCCTCACGCAGCCTCGGTGTATGGATGTGCTGGCGTCCTTTGGAGAGTAAGAGGTTGAGGTGAGAAGAACGGTGTGTTTGAAGGGAACGGCACGACACGGATATCATTCACCCCCTgcgccccacccacccctctcaGTCGcacgcccttctccctcttcctgcCCGCGTCTCTGTGATCGCTTGGCCTTGCTTCTTTACTTTCTACTGTTGTCGGCGTCCCCTGATGACAGGGGCACACctcggcgcgccgcatcaGGGCTCAGTGGCCCCACTCTGTGCGTGAAGGGGACAAGCaggccccttccccccctaTGCCTGCCAATGCCGGTCCACCtccggtggcggcagggTCAAGCGCCCGCGACGCAGCGAAGTGAGAGCGATGTATTGCTGCTGGTGTATgggcggtcaggtcctggatggcgctgctttgcccgacgcgatgggggcctgtgtgAGCGGCCGGGGTCACGTGGCGTTCAGCTCACGTTGTATGGTGGTATGGACATGCTGAGCCGCAAGGCAGTGTTGTTTGGCATGCACAGTGTCTTGTTGATGGGCACGAGCCGTTGGGGTGGTTGACCTCGCGCATCTTTGTGTCCTCTCTAAAGTGGATGCCACCTGGCTTTTGCTTTTCCTATGCGCCGCGACGTGACCCggatgcacgcacgcatcatCACCGCTGGCTGAGTTCTCACGAGACTCTCGGCTCTTGACGGGGCATGAGggcctctgtgtgtgtgtgtgtgtgcgttctcACTTCCACTGGTCCTTTCCTTACCCTCCTTTCTCAGCGTACAGTGAGCATCGTTGGGGCCCACGTGGACACCAAAACAAGCATGTGAGCGCGTCTGCGAAGATGTTGCGATGCTTGCAGCGGTCGCAACAGTTGCGCCTCTCTTGCCGCCCCTCGTTGAGCCGCCgatgcttgtgtgtgtgtgtgtgtgtgaatcGCGACCCACGTGTGCGTTGCAGTAGGGTGTGACGGCCGCGAGTGCTCTCAACGGCATCGCGGTTCAAGCAGTGCCGTGGCACCCCGTGGGCTACCACGCCAACTCCCGCCCACCTATCTTCGCCCGTCATGTAAAAGTCTTTGGCATCCTATCCTTTGCTTCCTCGGTCTCTCAGCCCCCGCCGGCTCCTCTCCCCGCTACCGATGGGCACAGTCCTTACCTTCATCCCAGCGCCGTCACTCCGAATACTTCCGCGTACGGAGGCACGCAACTGTGtcgcttctccttcttgagccaccaccaccaccaccacccacacgcTCCGCCGATCTCTGCCAAAAGCTCAAGTGCCGCTGCACTGGACTTCGGTACTTCTGCTTTTCCGCTTGTGCATATTTTTTTTCCGCCTCCCGTGTATCGTTGTTTCTCCGCGCCCTCATTCCCATCTGCGGCGCTCCACCCTGTCACTCCCGCTCTCTCTATCGCTTGCAGCcctgctgcccccccccctccccacccctctttGCCGCGGCTGAAAGAGTTCTACGTAGATCCAGCCCCGCGGTCGCCCTCGCTCGTGAACAAGCTCGTACACGTCTGCGCAAGCATCGGGTAGGATCGCAGCAACATCGGTATCGACTCCCTCAGCGCTCAGCTACGTCATGTCGCGTTGtgatgccgcagcagcggcagtgtcAGGCGGCAGTCGCACGCTCGCGTCGTTTCCGCGGCCGGCAAACGCGAAGTCTTCTCCAGCGCCGAGACTGCGCATTCTGTGGGCGCGGGCGCTGCAAGAGGTGGCTAAGGCCAGTTGCTGGACGCCGTGCAGGCCGTCCATGTAGTTCGATCGGAAGCTCAGTGGCACGGTAGCACGGGCTCTAAGCAGTCCTGCGCGTCGGTGTCACAGGCACGCTGGACctcgacgcacacacgtctcTTGCGCACCCAGTGACGCAAACCCCTTCCACCGGCTACAGCAGCGTGGGAGGCACCGTTGGCACCCTTCCGCAGCTCTGCAACCTGCGTACTGATGAGCCACGTTCTCTACGCTGAGGCCCTGTTCGATGGCACAGGCGACACCGCTTGGTTGGAGAGAAACGACGCAGGAGGCAACCTCGCGCTCCCGATCGAGATGACCCCCCCCCGTCTTGCCCATCCCAGCCGTCACTGTTGGCGCCAAGacgtgcgtggcgctgcacaCCGCTTTAGCGAGGCGAGGAGGTAAGGAAATTGCcacgtatgtgtgcatgcgcgtctCTCATCAACGGCTACCGCAGCAGTTGTGAAGttgccgatgccgctgcccctcccGCTCGGCCACCGTCGTTTCTTCGTCGATGGGCATCTCTACGGCAAGTGCAGAGAGGCAAATTTCTTACGTACAAGAGCGCCGTGAAGAAATAAGCGAGGCGTGTCAGTACCGACCACCTCTCTCCACACCACCATCTTGCGCGACCACGCAGACGCGCTCACGGAGGCATGCGAAGGGTGTGCGATGGCGCCCGTGTGCTGTCAGGGGTAGTCGCCCGAAAGTCCACATGCGCATGCTTTGTTCGTCCCTTGGACAGGCGCCACGAAGCCACCATCACTCTCCGTCTCCTTTTCCGACTCTCTTCACCTTACCCCTGCGAGCCAACACCGTCCCCTCCCACACTCTTGGCTGCAGTCACAATACTCACCAACGGCTGCAGGAGCTAGGAACACGACGCACGCGTGGAGGCGCTACGAAGACGAGAGTGGGGCACCACAAAAGCGCAGCATCTGCGCAACGTACTTGCGGCATGTCGCGCTCAGCGTCGAGCTCTTCGGAGTCGCAGCTTCTGCCGACAACCGACCACCTTGCAGACAGGGAGCAGCGCCAGAGCCTCCTTCAGTAC from the Leishmania donovani BPK282A1 complete genome, chromosome 11 genome contains:
- a CDS encoding acidocalcisomal pyrophosphatase; translation: MSDGTRYMYPARKAHAMDLGSSLNPEGDQKQTWGSVASIADVMSPTAEIKPSAPQVTHFGTGLGMQSSTGDLALQEADSDGDKTEVVNEFDLAAYSKEDLTQTLHKRIMSRMFSAFDVTQVGYLDINKLKELCVYVGRNMSQEASEKMFDELKGIDGHITFDVFWNWWTTYPDTKMTKDTFSLVSADFSVPYHQQQLKIKEEGEIFTPSYRVKYYFKDMETGLRRRVSPWHDVPLYVRDPVRTKPENIRANRYNFICEIPKWTRAKFEIATGEPFNPIKQDIKNGVPRFYKHGDMMWNYGAFPQTWESTEVIFEDGVSGDNDPIDGVEIGMRQMRVGEIHPVRILGVLGMIDDGQMDWKVICMSVNDPVARFIRDIDDIPKFLPGCLDALREWFRVYKICQGGVENKFAFNGEYKDKTYAMKVVDESHYMWENLRKIKKKEEV